The following proteins are encoded in a genomic region of Engraulis encrasicolus isolate BLACKSEA-1 unplaced genomic scaffold, IST_EnEncr_1.0 scaffold_173_np1212, whole genome shotgun sequence:
- the LOC134442487 gene encoding zinc finger protein ZFP2-like: MVDALRIIKVEEDCDNCLLSEDGVVVFSSGALDCKVETDSTGWSSSYASSNGTLSTTEAKVFKEENCESLLFPMPIKCDIEETTLKSEDYLEESGDGALKIGGADPLCTEQTSSSAGIKAEQQQVRDGSAMAPVLSSEMNHPHPDLVSRYQLKRLSVRLVDCCTRLRQEGTNGMKNKDEEPEPVLCGGPETEPTTSVIPQSTAVPVITTHALTEKHCRSLCGEHFNARTSLTAHQLIHSGERPHVCQQCGKRLSSAAKLKVHNRIHTGERPYACQHCDKRFSRAEDLKRHQLIHTGEKSYVCHQCSKRFTRAEHLRQHQHVHTGERPYACHQCNKCFSQAGNLKVHQRIHTGEKPYVCHQCNKCFSQAGNLKVHQRIHTGERPYVCQHCGQSFSDIFRLKVHNRIHTGMASQTTQPHSNGREALGPVVIFLATALTRTHSIHFQ; encoded by the exons ATGGTGGACGCACTACGGATCATTAAAGTGGAGGAGGACTGTGACAATTGTCTGCTCAGTGAGGACGGGGTAGTTGTGTTTTCTTCAGGTGCTTTGGATTGCAAGGTTGAGACCGACTCAACTGGTTGGTCGTCATCATATGCCTCCTCTAATGGGACATTGTCGACAACAGAAGCAAAGGTCTTCAAAGAAGAGAACTGTGAATCGTTACTTTTCCCGATGCCCATCAAATGCGACATTGAAGAAACAACACTGAAGTCCGAAGACTACCTGGAAGAAAGTGGTGATGGTGCTCTGAAAA TAGGTGGAGCTgaccccctttgcacagagcagaCCTCCTCATCTGCAGGCATCAAAGCTGAACAGCAGCAGGT TCGAGATGGATCAGCCATGGCTCCTGTCCTGAGCTCTGAGATGAATCATCCTCATCCAGATCTAGTGTCACGGTACCAGCTGAAGAGGTTATCAGTGCGACTGGTAGACTGCTGTACAAGACTTCGTCAAGAAGGAACGAATGGCATGAAAAACAAAGATGAGGAGCCTGAACCTG TCTTGTGTGGTGGGCCAGAAACGGAACCAACTACATCTGTAATTCCCCAATCCACTGCTGTCCCAGTAATAACGACGCATGCACTAACAGAGAAACACTGCCGTTCTCTTTGTGGTGAGCACTTCAATGCCAGGACAAGTCTGACAGCACACCAGCTCATCCACTCAGGAGAGAGGCCCCACGTCTGCCAACAGTGTGGAAAACGTCTTTCAAGCGCAGCAAAACTCAAAGTGCACaaccgcattcacacaggagagaggccctatgcctGCCAGCATTGTGATAAACGTTTTTCACGGGCAGAGGATCTCAAACGACACCAactcattcacacaggagagaagtcaTATGTTTGCCACCAGTGTAGTAAACGGTTTACACGGGCAGAACATCTCAGACAACACCAACacgttcacacaggagagaggccctatgcctGCCATCAGTGTAATAAATGTTTTTCACAGGCAGGAAATCTCAAAGTACACCAAcgaattcacacaggagagaagccctaTGTCTGCCATCAGTGTAATAAATGTTTTTCACAGGCAGGAAATCTCAAAGTACACCAAcgaattcacacaggagagaggccctatgtctgCCAGCATTGTGGTCAAAGTTTTTCAGACATTTTTAGACTCAAAGTTCACAACCGCATTCACACAGGCATGGCATCTCAAACGACACAACCGCACTCAAACGGGAGAGAGGCCTTAGGGCCTGTTGTCATATTTCTGGCGACTGCGTTGACGCGAACGcattccattcattttcaatag